From a region of the Daphnia pulicaria isolate SC F1-1A chromosome 1, SC_F0-13Bv2, whole genome shotgun sequence genome:
- the LOC124320630 gene encoding clotting factor G beta subunit-like — translation MAQVRHLTAALLAVALVLCSGPVSARVYQTDDAIIVEAENLGVREGRSAKDDSEDKFPFSFGEQIDSTFSGEGQQPSSSFPSSTFLADEKSCFTTEGKLGFCTSVRSCYPKFKLPELSNLETWVIGTRGTCHYVEKDGRQVYGVCCSRQVSTNNNGVVVGSLYGTIPTVPVNQETGLPQLNFPWWLYFPYRPNNATTTTTTTTTTTTTTTTTTTPAPVKEAVIVDGKQNGCGAGPFKTLSIDEQKRIVGGTEAIKNSWPGIVALKNNGRQFCGGSLMSPTHILTAAHCVAHMSSWDVSRLTVELGMHVLKPSSDAQVSKKVRRVTRHKGFDSRTLYNDIAILTMESPVFFTSTISPVCLPPAGSNDQYTNKDAAVIGWGALKEGGSQPTVLQQVTVQVITNDKCKSSYGSDAPGGIVDHMLCAAYPGKDSCSGDSGGPLLVQSSPGSPWIQAGIVSWGIGCAQAKYPGVYARVTSFMNWIGKNTV, via the exons ATGGCCCAAGTTCGTCATTTAACGGCCGCTCTCTTAGCCGTCGCCCTTGTGTTGTGCTCCGGCCCGGTCAGCGCCCGCGTTTACCAAACGGACGATGCCATAATCGTTGAAG CCGAGAACTTGGGTGTCAGAGAAGGTCGATCGGCCAAGGACGACTCCGAGGACAAGTTCCCGTTCTCGTTCGGAGAGCAGATCGATTCCACCTTTTCGGGGGAGGGCCAGCAGCCTTCGTCCAGCTTTCCCAGCAGCACCTTCTTGGCGGACGAAAAGTCGTGCTTCACGACGGAAGGCAAACTCGGATTTTGCACGTCGGTCCGCTCCTGCTACCCCAAGTTCAAGTTGCCCGAGTTGAGCAACCTGGAAACGTGGGTCATCGGCACACGCGGCACTTGCCATTACGTCGAAAAAGATGGCAGACAG GTTTATGGAGTTTGCTGCTCGAGGCAAGTCTCCACCAACAACAATGGCGTAGTGGTTGGCAGTTTGTACGGAACCATCCCCACCGTGCCGGTCAATCAGGAAACCGGTTTGCCCCAACTCAACTTCCCCTGGTGGTTGTACTTCCCTTACCGGCCCAACAACGCCACGACCACAaccacgacgacgactacaaccaccaccacaacaacCACCACAACAACTCCCGCTCCCGTGAAGGAAGCCGTTATCGTCGATGGCAAGCAAAACGGCTGCGGCGCTGGGCCGTTCAAAACTTTGAGCATCGACGAACAGAAGCGCATTGTCGGCGGCACGGAAGCCATCAAGAACTCGTGGCCGGGCATC gTAGCGCTCAAGAATAATGGCCGTCAATTCTGCGGTGGGTCTTTGATGAGCCCTACTCACATTCTGACAGCCGCTCATTGCGTGGCCCA tATGTCATCGTGGGACGTTTCGCGATTGACCGTGGAGCTGGGCATGCACGTCCTCAAGCCATCTAGTGACGCCCAAGTGTCGAAGAAAGTCCGTCGGGTGACCCGTCACAAAGGATTCGATTCCAGGACTTTG TATAACGACATTGCCATTTTGACGATGGAATCTCCCGTGTTTTTCACGTCAACTATTTCACCCGTCTGCTTGCCGCCAGCGGGTTCCAACGACCAGTACACGAACAAAGATGCGGCCGTTATCGGATGGGGAGCACTAAAAGAAG GTGGATCCCAGCCGACTGTCCTGCAGCAAGTCACTGTTCAGGTCATTACCAACGACAAATGCAAAAGCAGTTACGGAAGCGACGCTCCGGGCGGAATCGTCGATCACATGCTTTGCGCTGCTTATCCTGGCAAAGACTCTTGCAGC gGTGACAGCGGTGGCCCACTTCTTGTCCAGTCGTCGCCCGGGTCTCCTTGGATTCAGGCCGGCATCGTCAGTTGGGGAATCGGATGCGCGCAAGCGAAATATCCTGGCGTGTACGCCAGAGTCACGTCGTTCATGAACTGGATCGGGAAGAACACCGTGTGA
- the LOC124320629 gene encoding zinc carboxypeptidase A 1-like — protein MTMTGLSFLVARCFLAAFCLLVVSAAPAADQALVQSVRSTTEAGPTTTEELDFKDVPIYEKEKLRKPPPGSRYVAVWKCNNSSDAERHVSAPSDAQDPKVPLETLAQLKPESSGDEEQLASSTGASDISRTETPDLLASDVESAAITETMVAGVTGDEPVKLADALTAVELQQQPLEMAEGVEEDARTTQEPSAAVSADETEKAEAVESSAILGNGDGPTPIKATQPESDNVNTFPDSGDAGVNPIETHGSAGLSAAESPVPSSAVADEINSSHPDPSKNSNPVGESQVVVENVDVVASVALNSPTEFSESGDGIISDPVKNYTGYKVYRVVIPTEEAARWILKFEDVPGIEFWSDAKLHLQPRGLFVTSATDILVAPDVASYMEEALKQARLPFEILINDVEDAIKNENPAEPLDVVDLMNKHGHRLTWERYHSLDDIYSYLDYLKIEFPNFVTVTDIGTSTEGRPIKAVRLHQNGGRTNKKSILIDAGIHAREWITPATITYMIREIVINPQKYDCIMNEFDWLFVPVLNPDGYVYTHSNNRMWRKTRSRTDNIAFRQSAEASLRADRLTRFQDDPILDDAILEKLRSEVASTKASLSCTGADANRNFDHHWLTGGSSRNPCSDTFAGAKAFSEPESRALRDLVLANKDDLAIYISLHAYSQMWLLPWGHKQEKPEDFSDLYSLAKIGSKALETVNGASYLIGSIPDLLYIASGSSIDWVKGAAGVKYAYTLELRDSGRYGFLLPARLILPSGKETWVALHASAIELAKRIYADPASCPELSPEQFANS, from the exons ATGACCATGACAG GGTTATCGTTTTTAGTCGCCAGGTGTTTCCTCGCAGCTTTCTGCCTATTGGTCGTTAGCGCCGCCCCGGCAGCCGATCAAGCGCTCGTCCAATCtg TGAGGTCGACGACGGAGGCCGGCCCAACTACCACGGAGGAACTGGACTTCAAAGACGTGCCCATCTACGAAAAGGAGAAGTTGCGAAAACCCCCTCCTGGTTCCCGATATGTGGCCGTTTGGaaatgcaacaacagcagcgacGCCGAACGACACGTTTCAGCGCCATCTGACGCACAAGATCCAAAAGTTCCGCTGGAAACTTTGGCTCAACTCAAACCGGAATCCTCCGGCGATGAAGAGCAACTGGCCAGCTCCACCGGAGCATCGGACATTTCTCGAACGGAGACGCCCGATTTACTCGCCAGCGACGTCGAATCGGCTGCGATAACAGAGACAATGGTGGCGGGCGTGACGGGCGATGAACCGGTGAAGCTGGCGGATGCACTTACGGCCGTCGAGCTGCAGCAGCAACCTCTGGAAATGGCGGAGGGAGTCGAAGAAGATGCCAGAACAACCCAAGAGCCTTCGGCGGCTGTCAGCGCAGACGAGACGGAAAAAGCTGAAGCAGTCGAGTCCAGCGCTATTCTAGGAAACGGCGACGGACCGACTCCCATTAAGGCAACTCAACCTGAATCAGATAATGTAAACACATTTCCAGACAGTGGCGATGCCGGGGTCAACCCGATCGAGACCCATGGCAGCGCCGGGTTATCGGCGGCAGAATCTCCAGTCCCATCCAGCGCGGTCGCGGATGAGATCAACAGCAGCCATCCAGATCCTTCCAAGAATTCCAATCCGGTTGGAGAGTCGCAAGTggttgtcgaaaatgtcgACGTCGTCGCCTCGGTCGCTTTGAACTCGCCCACGGAGTTCTCGGAATCCGGCGACGGCATCATCAGCGATCCTGTCAAAAATTACACCGGCtacaaagtttatcgcgtcgTCATCCCGACCGAGGAG GCGGCTCGTTGGATTCTGAAATTCGAAGATGTTCCAGGAATTGAATTCTGGTCCGATGCTAAATTGCACCTGCAACCTCGAGGTCTTTTTGTCACTTCGGCTACCGACATCCTGGTCGCTCCTGATGTGGCCAGCTACATGGAAGAGGCCCTGAAGCAAGCCCGTCTCCCATTCGAGATCCTTATCAATGACGTtgag GATGCCATCAAAAATGAGAATCCGGCCGAACCGTTGGATGTCGTTGATCTGATGAATAAACATGGCCATCGACTTACATGGGAACGATACCACTCGCTGGACg ACATTTACAGTTACTTGGACTACTTGAAAATCGAATTTCCCAATTTCGTCACCGTCACCGACATTGGAACTTCGACGGAAGGTCGGCCAATTAAAGCCGTCCGGCTCCATCAAAATGGAGGTCGAACTAACAAGAAGTCAATCCTCATTGATGCCG GTATTCACGCCCGCGAATGGATCACGCCCGCCACCATTACTTACATGATTCGCGAGATTGTGATCAACCCGCAAAAGTACGATTGCATCATGAACGAGTTTGATTGGCTCTTCGTGCCCGTGCTCAATCCTG ACGGTTACGTTTACACGCATTCGAACAATCGGATGTGGCGCAAGACCCGCTCCCGGACGGATAACATCGCCTTCCGCCAATCGGCCGAAGCATCTCTGAGAGCCGACCGGCTCACCCGCTTCCAGGACGACCCCATCCTGGACGACGCCATCCTGGAGAAGCTGAGGTCGGAGGTGGCCAGCACCAAGGCCAGTTTGTCATGCACGGGGGCGGATGCCAATCGCAATTTCGACCACCACTGGCTGACGGGCGGTTCGTCCAGGAATCCGTGCTCCGACACGTTCGCCGGAGCCAAGGCCTTCTCCGAGCCGGAATCCCGAGCCCTGCGCGACTTGGTCCTGGCCAACAAAGATGACCTGGCCATATACATCTCCCTGCACGCCTACAGTCAAATGTGGCTCCTTCCTTGGG GACACAAGCAAGAGAAGCCTGAAGACTTTTCTGACCTTTACTCGCTGGCCAAGATCGGCAGCAAGGCTCTGGAGACGGTCAACGGAGCCAGTTATTTGATCGGTTCCATCCCGGATCTCCTCTACATAGCCTCAG GCAGTTCAATCGATTGGGTGAAAGGCGCTGCTGGCGTCAAGTACGCCTACACTCTCGAGCTGCGCGATTCCGGTCGCTACGGCTTCCTCCTGCCGGCCAGGCTGATCCTTCCTTCCGGTAAAGAAACCTGGGTGGCCCTCCACGCTTCCGCCATCGAACTAGCCAAAAGAATTTACGCCGATCCCGCTTCGTGTCCAGAACTTTCCCCCGAACAATTCGCTAATTCTTAA